One Anopheles marshallii chromosome 3, idAnoMarsDA_429_01, whole genome shotgun sequence genomic region harbors:
- the LOC128713400 gene encoding DNA primase small subunit, whose product MPELEDSTAKTKSKFDANILQDLLPLYYKRLFPHKQFYRWMSYGRSESSVFSNREFSFTLQHDVYVRYQSFETQQELEREICLRAPFKIDIGAVYNIRPKDHRGGIAMQPMQRELVFDIDMTDYDDIRTCCNEANVCQLCWKFMSIACRVLDEALREDFGYEHLLWVFSGRRGIHCWVSDKSARHLDTAGRSAIAQYLSVLISGGEGTASRVIIHDEMHHSVKRAYRVVAPLFEEICLVDQNIFGTPEGVKKLLALVQDSTMRTELEKRFKAGPSDSKSVWKEFVAYFEQLRISGNINRYRRYKFIVEEVILAFTYPRLDINVTKGFNHLLKSPFCVHPKTGKVCIPFNPNIASKFDPTDVPTITDLLKEVNAFDEKNTVEGEENRSKIKDYKKTSMFKGTVIFEEFLRKLEQTLKGKAAALSDMKMEF is encoded by the exons ATGCCCGAACTGGAAGATTCTACAGCGAAAACCAAATCGAAGTTCGATGCGAACATTCTACAGGACTTGTTGCCGCTCTACTACAAACGTTTGTTTCCCCACAAACAGTTTTACCGGTGGATGTCGTACGGACGCT CCGAATCGTCCGTGTTTTCGAACCGAGAATTTTCCTTCACTTTGCAGCATGACGTATACGTACGCTACCAATCGTTCGAAACGCAGCAAGAACTGGAGCGTGAAATTTGCTTGAGAGCACCTTTTAAAATCGATATCGGAGCGGTGTACAACATTCGCCCGAAAGACCATCGCGGTGGCATTGCGATGCAGCCCATGCAAAGGGAGCTGGTGTTCGATATCGATATGACCGATTATGACGACATACGAACGTGCTGCAATGAGGCGAACGTTTGTCAGCTGTGCTGGAAGTTTATGTCCATCGCGTGTCGCGTGCTGGACGAAGCGCTGCGGGAAGATTTCGGGTATGAGCATCTGCTGTGGGTTTTCAGCGGTCGTCGTGGTATCCATTGCTGGGTGTCGGATAAATCCGCCCGCCACCTCGACACGGCGGGACGGTCGGCTATCGCACAGTACCTGAGTGTGTTGATTTCCGGCGGCGAAGGAACGGCATCGCGCGTCATCATACACGACGAGATGCATCACAGTGTAAAGCGTGCCTATCGCGTTGTGGCACCACTGTTCGAAGAGATTTGTCTGGTGGATCAGAACATTTTCGGCACACCAGAGGGCGTGAAAAAGCTGCTGGCTCTGGTGCAGGATTCGACCATGCGTACAGAGCTCGAAAAGCGCTTCAAAGCGGGGCCCAGCGATTCGAAGAGCGTCTGGAAGGAGTTCGTTGCGTACTTCGAACAGCTGCGCATTTCTGGCAATATCAACAGGTATCGACGGTATAAGTTCATCGTTGAGGAAGTAATTTTAGCGTTCACCTATCCACGGCTCGATATAAATGTTACGAAAGGTTTTAACCATCTGTTGAAATCGCCCTTCTGCGTACATCCCAAGACTGGGAAGGTGTGCATTCCCTTCAACCCAAACATCGCTTCCAAATTCGACCCAACGGATGTGCCTACAATAAC TGACCTCTTGAAGGAAGTGAACgcttttgatgaaaaaaataccGTTGAAGGAGAAGAGAATCGTTCGAAGATTAAAGACTACAAGAAAACGAGCATGTTCAAGGGTACGGTCATATTTGAAGAGTTTCTTCGCAAGCTCGAGCAAACGTTAAAAGGCAAGGCGGCTGCCCTTAGCGACATGAAAATGGAATTCTAG
- the LOC128715963 gene encoding uncharacterized protein LOC128715963 gives MKQTVLQTLLDPASTVAVYSKKQRPQHATCTNNRRDAARGFLPKDKCRAPGRVPVFAVGLLFCVTVYLYFTTTIWPDATQMIVTIPADDADLPGPKDQIATKCTNNQAYASQARADELQLTSNRIIPLVPQTNASTAAALAPAINNHLTNGTLANVPSPMVVENGCNPAAIDHHSTVADGEPSLTNNNTTITTTEPPDPSAPVPKGFIVWGPGCQIMDLNPVAKDVMRLFSKERFVPCSPKQPLTTIEQHFDNDTVLVRFHRDRLDAFMPHYMRYVRCCYQSIERSGAKDKADKNFWVGECIAFNESFLLPPSVRNGILIRCKAGVSESSKSKKAIYTNVHALVRPQPNVRERIDKFNGRAEKRPLSVLMIGIDSISRLNLIRAMPHTAQHLYDTGWFELKGYNKIDDNTYPNLMAILTGYNNSLAYSVCNPKKVGQLEECPFMWKYFADNGYATAYAEDEASINTFNYHKYGFVAQPTDHYFRPVALAAEKNLSKKMKNSLTFCLGYQNYADYIYQYALDFASQYRNDPYFGLFWTNTFSHNDISDPSSMDRRMKYYIEQLDERGILNNSMVVFFSDHGLRFGPVRMLLTGWLEERLPFNFIWLPDWFRDEHPEIVQALKINRNRLTNPYDLHATLKHVLELSGRIENLPGPLSCPNCQSIFMEAPWNRSCEETAIESHWCTCANFQPIDKRSPMVQRAIAYVIDYVNRDLEDHRNSTTSNYACAKLTLGSITLAKMAHEPKGKLPYKDYLLIFEGKPGGGKFESTVRHYAERDAFEITGSISRLNEYASQSECMHIDYLRKYCYCQRTKLF, from the exons ATGAAACAAACGGTGTTACAAACACTGCTCGATCCCGCCTCAACGGTGGCGGTGTACAGTAAGAAGCAACGGCCGCAACATGCCACCTGCACCAACAACCGACGCGACGCGGCCCGTGGCTTCCTGCCCAAGGACAAGTGCCGTGCGCCGGGCCGGGTGCCAGTGTTCGCGGTCGGGCTGCTGTTCTGCGTCACCGTGTACCTGTACTTTACCACCACCATCTGGCCCGATGCGACCCAGATGATCGTGACCATACCGGCGGATGATGCCGACCTACCCGGACCGAAAG accaaattgcaacaaaatgcACCAACAACCAGGCTTATGCTTCACAAGCGAGAGCAGATGAACTGCAACTCACTTCCAATCGAATTATTCCGCTCGTTCCCCAAACCAATGCCTCCACCGCCGCCGCCCTCGCCCCTGCAATCAACAACCACCTCACGAATGGCACCCTTGCCAACGTGCCGTCGCCGATGGTGGTCGAAAACGGTTGCAATCCGGCTGCAATTGATCACCATTCGACGGTGGCGGATGGTGAACCCTCGCTCActaacaacaacaccaccatcaccacgaCCGAACCGCCCGATCCATCCGCCCCAGTGCCGAAGGGGTTCATCGTGTGGGGCCCGGGCTGCCAGATAATGGACCTGAACCCGGTGGCGAAGGACGTGATGCGGCTGTTCAGCAAGGAGCGGTTTGTGCCGTGCAGTCCGAAGCAACCGCTCACCACGATCGAGCAGCACTTCGACAACGACACGGTACTGGTGCGGTTCCATCGCGACCGGTTGGATGCGTTCATGCCGCACTATATGCGGTACGTTCGGTGCTGCTATCAGAGCATCGAGCGATCGGGGGCAAAGGATAAGGCTGACAAAAACTTCTG GGTTGGAGAGTGTATTGCTTTCAACGAGTCGTTCCTGTTGCCTCCTTCGGTACGAAACGGAATTCTAATACGATGCAAAGCTGGTGTGTCCGAGTCGAGCAAATCGAAAAAGGCGATCTACACGAACGTGCATGCGCTGGTGCGTCCGCAGCCGAATGTCCGGGAGCGCATAGACAAGTTCAATGGACGAGCGGAAAAGCGACCCCTGAGCGTGCTCATGATTGGCATCGACAGTATATCGCGGCTGAATCTCATCCGCGCGATGCCTCATACGGCGCAGCATCTCTACGATACGGGTTGGTTCGAACTGAAAGGATACAATAAG ATTGACGACAACACTTATCCGAACCTGATGGCCATCCTGACCGGGTACAACAACTCACTCGCCTACTCGGTGTGCAATCCGAAGAAGGTGGGCCAGCTCGAAGAGTGTCCGTTCATGTGGAAGTACTTCGCCGACAATGGGTACGCGACCGCCTACGCGGAGGATGAGGCCAGCATCAACACCTTCAACTACCACAAGTATGGGTTTGTGGCGCAACCAACCGACCACTACTTCCGACCGGTAGCGCTAGCGGCGGAAAAGAATCTCTCCAAGAAGATGAAAAACTCGCTCACCTTCTGTCTCGGGTATCAGAACTACGCCGATTACATCTACCAGTACGCGCTGGACTTTGCGTCACAGTACCGGAACGATCCGTACTTCGGGCTGTTCTGGACGAACACGTTCAGCCACAACGACATCAGCGATCCGTCCTCTATGGACCGGCGCATGAAGTACTACATCGAGCAGCTGGATGAGCGAGGAATTCTCAACAACAgtatggtggtgttttttAGCGACCATGGGCTGCGCTTCGGACCCGTCCGTATGCTGCTCACGGGTTGGTTGGAGGAGCGTTTGCCGTTTAACTTCATCTGGCTGCCCGACTGGTTCCGCGACGAGCATCCGGAGATTGTGCAGGCGCTAAAGATTAACCGCAACCGGTTGACGAACCCATACGATCTGCACGCCACGCTCAAGCATGTGCTGGAGCTGTCGGGACGCATCGAAAACCTGCCCGGTCCGCTTAGCTGTCCCAACTGCCAGAGCATCTTCATGGAGGCGCCGTGGAATCGATCGTGCGAGGAGACAGCGATCGAATCGCACTGGTGCACCTGTGCCAATTTTCAACCCATCGACAAGCGGTCACCGATGGTGCAGCGGGCGATCGCGTACGTGATCGATTACGTGAACCGTGATCTGGAGGACCACCGGAACAGCACGACGTCCAACTATGCTTGCGCCAAGCTGACACTTGGATCGATCACGCTCGCAAAAATGGCGCACGAACCGAAGGGAAAGCTACCGTACAAGGACTATTTGCTCATCTTCGAGGGTAAACCGGGCGGTGGGAAGTTTGAGTCGACGGTACGACACTACGCGGAACGGGATGCGTTCGAGATTACCGGTTCGATTAGCCGGTTGAATGAGTATGCTAGTCAAAGCGAGTGCATGCATATAGACTACCTGCGGAAGTATTGCTACTGCCAGCGTACTAAACTTTTCTAG
- the LOC128714779 gene encoding bladder cancer-associated protein codes for MYCLQCLIPVLLIPKPTNPALMQTHVMFIVLYLIGFFLERKPCTICSLVFLMAVFLICNSGVGNCLFWGNCEGHTCDNG; via the coding sequence ATGTACTGCCTGCAATGTCTCATCCCGGTGCTGTTGATACCCAAACCGACGAATCCAGCCCTGATGCAAACGCATGTGATGTTCATCGTGCTCTATCTGATCGGATTCTTCCTCGAGCGTAAACCGTGCACCATCTGCAGCCTCGTGTTCCTGATGGCCGTGTTTCTGATCTGCAACAGTGGCGTTGGGAACTGCCTGTTCTGGGGCAACTGCGAGGGCCACACGTGCGACAACGGCTAA
- the LOC128712947 gene encoding uncharacterized protein LOC128712947, with the protein MLYSSRSAKRNPRSPTSVPLGIGLVILCSVSFPIPSVQCLPKVFRSNEICGVYNGHRVYFELGDRGQLQATNVSVPYIPRTALANQTVAPSVCTLELVTCPSCNFKISLSYSNFPAKCSVHNELPCRCDYLEFSEPPFDSTEHTGRRNCGHDVVYQTQTRSVLIKFVYWSNHTHAFTLEYVAERNRETIQANPGPAQNLTNLNNYLHHRVITTPYFPSYYPRDFGKEYVLSCNVEACRINVIFSDFQLAKTSTMEVYDWNGQRLGAVSGTIFRPPVFQSTGPSMIIRFYANGGSGLGYRALVSFLHVASASDVSLHPNTNCGGVIENIGGAITMMKMLASTNETRLYDCVWLLKPPNTYAHLKTHLSLKVDTFEKLGPHSMVTIIQGTTSDGTVLSVTKPDSAVTKKDLVVPLTSGFYVHLRASFGHLSRMAIVYSGFSYLDCYMGTEYLCQNRKCIPIQLHCDGFDHCGDDSDEPESCVQEWSTGPMDRRWYAHTPNYYFPKMDRYPDLRTATIIFIASSLGLIMLISALIVLLYRTGSRARQQRELHSQLQTISELLVSVIYVDSNNTHGAEELDDPPVYEAPPDYDEIIKVGMDEEMKRKRRRRSSSSASGRRSRMRRSRRQSNASEVNNPILEVQLPPESDSIPSTSGYSLGLGAGMSDSGPADSDAYDRYSDADIDEEDRDLRMANWSNLEESGDFFISSRILETPAPSSGPSQSVIVGHSTSSPPPTYDQSNARFFAMHGATLPAASVASSGMSCSHPEDIVPLTLGVNYLSSAICGSPSGGVTTAEPTIPSHLPTSGTIPPMPFTINCDVVSSDRSIGNSNSINTSTSNSVLPSGNMEPVTRTILPTPIWNGSNRAERPWQTFGGSLDEPRLERQQQHPVLAPSMVRNTFNSLDIDQMQEIDAYLFGYGNEPSTDLGVSTGSSQETINSNRTTQSQLTTSASLARSSCQCESNSPPINQPASASTSCALISSSTATTTSYDMIRKYCPVCREQHLADRQQSAQSPNAAARQPSSVYCSNCNGRIVSAEYMQIMPNSTLSPNDVESFQQHQQQQPQTQPGSCTDPAGSSSLGKVCTCLAKFPSQGNIMRTTSAIGMLLTTRTFSVDQLDDGAFAGGSFGNDRRSARSSCSAVSRFDAYFNAHFGTTNNDRQDEG; encoded by the exons ATGCTTTATAGTAGCCGTTCGGCTAAACGCAATCCTCGCTCACCCACGTCGGTACCGTTGGGAATTGGTCTGGTGATTTTGTGCAGCGTATCCTTCCCGATCCCGTCCGTGCAATGTCTGCCGAAAGTGTTTCGGAGTAACGAAATCTGCGGTGTGTACAATGGCCATCGAGTGTACTTCGAGCTGGGAGATCGTGGTCAACTGCAAGCGACCAATGTGTCAGTACCTTAC ATTCCTCGAACGGCATTAGCAAACCAAACCGTTGCCCCAAGCGTTTGCACGCTCGAGCTGGTAACCTGCCCATCGTGCAATTTTAAAATCTCATTAAg CTACTCAAACTTTCCGGCCAAGTGTTCCGTGCATAATGAACTGCCGTGCCGGTGCGATTATCTTGAGTTTTCTGAGCCACCGTTCGACTCGACGGAACACACCGGTCGGCGAAACTGTGGCCACGATGTTGTCTACCAAACGCAAACCCGTTCGGTGTTGATCAAGTTCGTGTACTGGAGCAATCACACGCATGCATTCACCCTGGAATATGTCGCTGAAC GTAACCGTGAAACTATTCAAGCTAATCCTGGCCCCGCCCAGAATCTTACCAATCTGAACAACTATCTCCATCATCGCGTCATTACCACACCGTACTTCCCGTCGTACTATCCCCGAGACTTCGGGAAGGAGTATGTGCTCAGCTGCAATGTCGAGGCTTGCCGGATCAATGTCATCTTCAGCGATTTTCAGCTGGCCAAAACGTCCACAATGGAGGTCTATGATTGGAACGGGCAGCGGTTGGGTGCCGTCTCCGGCACCATATTCCGTCCACCAGTGTTTCAAAGCACCGGACCATCGATGATCATACGGTTTTACGCGAACGGTGGCTCTGGGCTGGGGTATCGTGCGCTGGTGTCCTTCCTGCACGTGGCCAGCGCATCGGACGTGTCACTCCATCCGAACACGAACTGTGGTGGAGTGATTGAAAACATTGGTGGGGCCATcacgatgatgaagatgctGGCCAGTACCAACGAGACCCGGCTGTACGACTGTGTGTGGTTGCTAAAGCCACCGAACACGTACGCTCATCTGAAGACGCATCTATCGCTGAAGGTGGACACGTTCGAGAAGCTAGGACCGCATTCGATGGTGACGATCATCCAAGGTACCACCTCGGACGGAACGGTGCTCAGTGTGACGAAGCCGGACAGTGCAGTGACCAAGAAGGATCTAGTTGTTCCACTGACATCAGGGTTCTATGTACATCTGAGAGCCTCGTTTGGCCATCTGTCCCGAATGGCTATAGTCTATTCGGGGTTTAGTTATTTGG ATTGCTACATGGGGACCGAATATCTGTGCCAGAATCGTAAGTGCATACCGATACAGTTGCACTGCGATGGATTCGACCATTGCGGCGATGATAGTGACGAGCCGGAAAGCTGCGTGCAGGAATGGTCGACCGGACCGATGGATCGGCGCTGGTATGCGCATACCCCGAACTACTATTTCCCCAAGATGGACCGCTACCCGGATCTTCGGACAGCGACCATCATTTTCATCGCGAGCAGCCTTGGGCTGATCATGCTTATATCGGCCCTTATCGTGCTGCTCTACCGCACCGGAAGTCGGGCACGCCAGCAACGCGAACTGCACAGTCAGCTGCAAACCATCAGTGAGCTTCTGG TGAGCGTTATTTATGTAGACAGCAACAATACGCACGGTGCGGAGGAGCTGGACGATCCGCCGGTGTACGAAGCGCCGCCGGATTATGATGAGATCATTAAAGTTGGCATGGACGAGGAGATGAAGCGGAAGCGTCGACGACGATCGTCCTCGTCCGCTTCCGGTCGACGCAGCCGTATGCGACGGTCACGCCGGCAGAGCAATGCTTCGGAAGTGAACAACCCCATCCTGGAGGTGCAGCTGCCCCCGGAATCGGATAGCATTCCGTCGACTAGCGGCTACTCGTTGGGGTTGGGTGCGGGAATGAGCGACAGTGGTCCAGCGGACAGTGATGCTTACGATCGATACTCCGATGCGGACATCGATGAAGAGGATCGCGATCTGCGTATGGCGAACTGGAGCAACCTGGAGGAGAGCGGCGATTTCTTCATCAGCTCCCGCATACTGG AAACTCCAGCGCCGTCTTCGGGCCCGAGCCAGAGCGTCATCGTCGGCCATAGCACGTCCAGTCCGCCCCCAACGTACGACCAAAGCAACGCCCGGTTCTTTGCGATGCATGGTGCCACACTCCCGGCGGCCAGCGTTGCGAGCAGCGGTATGTCGTGCAGCCATCCGGAAGACATTGTTCCGCTCACGCTCGGGGTAAACTATCTGTCCAGTGCCATTTGTGGATCACCGAGTGGCGGTGTTACCACTGCAGAACCCACCATTCCTAGTCACCTGCCAACATCCGGCACTATTCCTCCGATGCCCTTTACAATTAATTGTGATGTTGTGAGCAGTGATCGAAGCATCGGTAACAGTAACAGTATTAACACCAGTACCAGCAATAGTGTGCTTCCGAGCGGCAACATGGAACCAGTTACCCGTACCATACTTCCAACTCCTATCTGGAACGGTTCCAACCGTGCGGAGCGTCCGTGGCAAACCTTCGGTGGCAGTTTGGACGAACCAAGGCTGGaacggcaacagcaacatccgGTGCTCGCGCCTTCTATGGTGCGAAACACCTTCAACTCATTAGATATTGACCAGATGCAGGAGATTGATGCATATTTATTTGGCTACGGTAACGAACCATCAACTGATCTTGGGGT CTCGACCGGCAGCAGTCAGGAAACGATCAACTCCAACCGAACGACTCAATCACAACTCACAACATCCGCTTCGTTGGCTCGAAGTTCTTGTCAGTGTGAATCGAATAGCCCGCCTATCAATCAACCTGCGAGTGCCTCCACATCGTGTGCTCTTATCTCCTCTTCTACAGCCACCACCACTAGCTACGATATGATCCGTAAATACTGTCCTGTCTGTCGGGAGCAACACCTAGCGGATCGGCAACAGTCAGCCCAATCACCCAATGCCGCTGCTAGACAGCCGAGCTCGGTGTACTGCTCAAACTGTAATGGGCGTATCGTATCAGCAGAGTACATGCAAATAATGCCGAACAGTACGCTATCGCCCAACGATGTCGAGAGTTttcagcagcaccagcaacaacagccgCAGACTCAACCCGGCTCCTGCACCGATCCGGCAGGGTCAAGTTCCTTAGGCAAAGTGTGCACCTGCTTAGCAAAGTTTCCGTCGCAAGGTAACATCATGCGGACAACGTCTGCTATTGGGATGCTACTGACGACACGTACCTTCTCGGTGGATCAACTGGACGACGGTGCGTTCGCGGGTGGCAGCTTTGGTAATGATCGACGAAGTGCACGCAGCTCGTGCAGTGCCGTATCCAGGTTCGATGCGTACTTCAATGCACACTTCGGGACGACCAACAACGATCGACAGGATGAAGGCTAA
- the LOC128711003 gene encoding putative mediator of RNA polymerase II transcription subunit 26, with protein sequence MLEKEPDSMAVTMKQDYAASEVYSTTSEAPPAYKMRQANSVKIAKIIAITVVLSSFILGSFILASSYLQAKQSCDQMQALDAVLNKELMLEAMQQELPKAQALMQDNLSADESNLQTIDRDESKKRKQEDSHKHHKEDSDESGDSEDEDDSSNDGESDESLDMNNRHRVNLPLDLHLTDLASAILRENQKSRMNCIVERRRSEELVDSPPKMVRLPFGMDLTTDPKQQKVTGERIAIFCESGNELKNEDAEPVRQVLIPIPPVRSFGPITHLPQQMGPPAQTIIRQMPRPIFPMPLMNPHHQQPQQSQQQLPPIPAQMMQAPHPDAPMGRPNFHPFLQQLPQIMAAQMHQQSAQQPQPAMPPRTEVRIHLQRIPIPEIMRPFLPPQIMRNQPEPEQQQQQQSAPQPQAPQQQEVQIREMPIDMAIHKFPMPSSDEMNVADFAAQKFTEQLRSLIARIAESEESDEETDSYRNVPDQEGPSPHSDERELQEQQPPRPTEPEMAHQEEQEQQANQQSERQAPAQQQQQPQQPEPQPMLPMGRIHYGRSLLTPISLPGKVVETSASEEDAVRPHYVQPRSV encoded by the exons GCCTACAAAATGCGTCAAGCAAACTCGGTGAAGATCGCCAAGATTATCGCCATCACCGTGGTGCTGTCGTCCTTCATTCTGGGATCGTTCATCCTAGCCTCGTCCTACCTGCAGGCGAAGCAGTCCTGCGACCAAATGCAGGCCCTCGATGCCGTCCTGAACAAGGAGCTGATGTTGGAGGCGATGCAGCAG GAATTGCCAAAGGCGCAGGCTTTGATGCAGGACAACCTCTCGGCCGACGAAAGCAACCTGCAGACGATCGATCGGGACGAGAGCAAGAAGCGTAAGCAGGAGGATTCGCACAAGCACCACAAGGAGGATTCGGACGAATCGGGAGACTCCGAGGATGAGGATGATTCCTCGAACGATGGCGAAAGCGATGAGTCGCTCGACATGAACAACCGTCACCGCGTCAACCTGCCGCTGGATCTGCACTTGACCGATCTGGCCAGCGCTATTCTTCGGGAAAACCAGAA ATCCCGCATGAACTGCATCGTTGAGCGACGCCGTTCTGAGGAGTTGGTCGATTCGCCACCGAAAATGGTGCGCCTGCCATTCGGAATGGATCTGACCACGGACCCGAAGCAGCAGAAGGTTACTGGTGAGCGTATAGCCATCTTCTGCGAATCTGGCAATGAGTTGAA GAACGAGGACGCAGAGCCTGTCCGTCAGGTCTTGATCCCGATCCCACCGGTTCGCTCGTTCGGCCCAATCACGCACCTGCCGCAGCAAATGGGACCCCCGGCACAGACCATCATTCGCCAGATGCCACGGCCAATCTTCCCGATGCCATTGATGAACCCCCACCATCAACAACCCCAGCAGTCCCAGCAGCAACTGCCCCCGATTCCGGCCCAGATGATGCAAGCGCCGCACCCGGACGCACCGATGGGTCGCCCGAACTTCCATCCGTTCCTGCAGCAGCTGCCCCAGATCATGGCCGCTCAGATGCACCAGCAGTCGGCTCAGCAGCCCCAACCGGCCATGCCGCCACGCACTGAGGTCCGCATCCATCTGCAGCGCATTCCGATTCCGGAGATAATGCGCCCATTCTTGCCGCCCCAGATCATGCGCAACCAGCCGGAaccggagcagcagcagcagcaacagtcggCGCCCCAGCCGCAGGCACCCCAGCAGCAGGAGGTCCAAATCCGCGAGATGCCGATCGATATGGCGATCCACAAGTTCCCCATGCCGTCGTCGGATGAGATGAACGTCGCCGACTTTGCTGCGCAGAAGTTCACCGAGCAGCTGCGATCGCTGATTGCCCGCATTGCCGAATCGGAGGAAAGCGATGAAGAGACCGACTCCTACCGTAACGTGCCCGATCAGGAAGGACCGTCGCCCCATTCGGATGAGCGTgagctgcaggagcagcagcCACCCCGCCCGACCGAGCCGGAAATGGCGCATCAGGAGGAACAGGAACAGCAGGCCAACCAGCAGTCGGAGCGACAGGCACcagcgcagcagcagcagcagccgcaacaGCCCGAACCGCAACCGATGCTTCCGATGGGACGGATCCACTACGGTCGCAGTCTGCTAACGCCGATTAGCTTGCCCGGAAAGGTTGTGGAAACTTCCGCCTCCGAGGAGGACGCTGTCCGTCCGCATT ATGTCCAGCCACGATCGGTTTAA